The following coding sequences lie in one Prionailurus viverrinus isolate Anna chromosome X, UM_Priviv_1.0, whole genome shotgun sequence genomic window:
- the EZHIP gene encoding EZH inhibitory protein, which translates to MRVAWPPWGEPRGALARPAGPDPDREPSELLWEGAARLGRGCPGSEASAAPLFPGLPKPQCPVSLSPFSPGSQPSGRRRSRVSSWGHESRPGPALRSQARAAGPALRSQAARPGPAVFNGDAPPPGPAFRNHASGLGAAFCSLSSAPGPALRGGASVPGRALPRRHSSTSGPAFRRRASEPGPAAPRHRAPATGPAPRRRAPATGPAPRRRAPATGPAPRRRAPATGPAPRRRASARVPAHSRRASATGPAPRRRAPATGPAPRRRASARVPAHSRRASAQVPAHSRRVSTRGPAPTPASRGRASRPGPALRSPASGSGPALRSRANPLGPALHNGCTPPGYVLRSHTTQTSYSRSRPSLPVPTGLSPSPGLASQEFVSNSSSSNPEVPSLDTQPRWHAVRMRASSPSPPGVAAMSADNNVYSQPFGGSQRNTMGIIICTKLE; encoded by the exons ATGCGTGTGGCGTGGCCACCATGGGGCGAGCCACGTGGGGCTCTGGCCAGGCCGGCGGGCCCCGACCCAGACCGCGAACCCAGTGAACTGCTGTGGGAGGGAGCAGCCCGGCTGGGAAGAGGCTGCCCAGGCTCAGAAGCCTCCGCGGCGCCGCTGTTTCCTGGGCTTCCCAAGCCTCAGTGCCCAGTATCCTTGTCTCCATTTTCTCCAGGGTCTCAGCCTAGCGGTCGCCGCCGTTCTCGGGTTTCTTCGTGGGGTCACGAATCCCGGCCGGGTCCTGCCCTCCGGAGTCAGGCCAGAGCAGCAGGTCCAGCTCTCCGCAGTCAAGCAGCCAGGCCTGGCCCTGCAGTCTTCAATGGTGATGCCCCACCGCCAGGCCCCGCCTTCCGCAACCATGCTTCTGGGTTGGGCGCTGCTTTTTGCAGCCTTTCatctgccccaggccctgccctgcgAGGTGGTGCTTCTGTGCCAGGCCGCGCTCTCCCGCGTCGTCATTCATCCACGTCAGGTCCTGCTTTCCGCCGCCGTGCATCAGAGCCAGGCCCTGCTGCCCCAAGGCACCGCGCGCCCGCGACCGGGCCGGCTCCCCGCCGCCGCGCGCCCGCGACCGGGCCGGCTCCCCGCCGCCGCGCGCCCGCGACCGGGCCGGCTCCCCGCCGCCGCGCGCCCGCGACCGGGCCGGCTCCCCGCCGCCGCGCGTCCGCGCGGGTTCCTGCTCACAGTCGCCGCGCGTCCGCGACCGGGCCGGCTCCCCGCCGCCGCGCGCCCGCGACCGGGCCGGCTCCCCGCCGCCGCGCGTCCGCGCGGGTTCCTGCTCACAGTCGCCGCGCGTCCGCGCAGGTTCCTGCTCACAGCCGCCGTGTCTCCACGCGGGGCCCTGCCCCAACCCCTGCTTCCCGTGGCCGTGCATCTAGGCCAGGCCCTGCTCTCCGCAGCCCTGCATCCGGGTCAGGCCCTGCCCTCCGAAGCAGAGCCAACCCGCTAGGCCCTGCCCTCCACAATGGCTGTACACCTCCAGGCTACGTCCTCCGGAGCCACACCACCCAGACGTCATACTCTAGAAGCCGTCCCTCTCTGCCTGTGCCTACCGGCCTGAGTCCTTCTCCTGGGTTGGCCTCACAAGAATTTGTGAGCAACTCAAGCTCTTCTAATCCTGAGGTTCCAAGCCTTGATACCCAGCCCCGTTGGCATGCAGTCCGTATGCGGgcctcctctccctcacctcctg GTGTTGCTGCAATGTCTGCTGATAACAATGTGTATAGTCAACCCTTTGGTGGCTCTCAAAGGAACACAATGGGAATCATCATCTGTACTAAACtggagtaa